A region of Burkholderiales bacterium JOSHI_001 DNA encodes the following proteins:
- a CDS encoding geranylgeranyl pyrophosphate synthase (PFAM: Polyprenyl synthetase), with product MNSADFDVWSRQRLADVEGALERWVPEDTPAGLGVAMRYGVLDGGKRLRPLLVMAACEAVHGDPAAALRAAVAVELIHAYSLVHDDMPCMDNDVLRRGKPTVHVKFGEAQAMLAGDAMQALAFEVLTPDDGAMPPAMQARLCALLARAAGHSGMAGGQAIDLASIGKALDEGALRDMHRRKTGALLQASVLMGAACGPVDAPAWKALSDYGAALGLAFQVVDDILDVTQESVTLGKTAGKDQDANKPTYVSVLGLERARAQAHALREQAQAALAASGLPGCAHLAVLADRVVDRDS from the coding sequence GTGAACTCTGCGGACTTCGACGTTTGGTCGCGCCAGCGCCTGGCCGACGTGGAAGGCGCCCTGGAACGCTGGGTGCCCGAAGACACGCCGGCCGGTTTGGGCGTGGCCATGCGCTACGGCGTGCTCGACGGCGGCAAGCGGCTGCGCCCGCTGCTGGTCATGGCCGCCTGCGAGGCCGTGCACGGCGACCCTGCGGCCGCCTTGCGGGCCGCGGTGGCGGTGGAACTGATCCACGCCTATTCGCTGGTGCACGACGACATGCCCTGCATGGACAACGACGTGCTGCGCCGGGGCAAGCCCACGGTGCATGTGAAGTTCGGCGAAGCGCAGGCCATGCTGGCCGGCGACGCCATGCAGGCGCTGGCCTTTGAAGTGCTGACGCCAGACGACGGCGCCATGCCGCCCGCCATGCAGGCCCGCCTGTGCGCCCTGCTGGCGCGCGCGGCCGGCCACTCGGGCATGGCCGGCGGCCAGGCCATCGACCTGGCCAGCATCGGCAAGGCGCTGGACGAAGGCGCCTTGCGCGACATGCACCGCCGCAAGACGGGGGCCCTGCTACAGGCCAGCGTTCTGATGGGCGCGGCCTGTGGCCCTGTGGACGCGCCGGCCTGGAAGGCGCTGTCCGACTACGGCGCCGCGCTGGGCCTGGCCTTCCAGGTGGTGGACGACATCCTGGATGTGACCCAGGAGAGCGTGACCCTGGGCAAGACCGCTGGCAAGGACCAGGACGCCAACAAGCCCACCTACGTGTCGGTGCTGGGCCTGGAACGCGCCCGCGCGCAGGCCCATGCCCTGCGCGAGCAGGCCCAGGCCGCGCTGGCCGCCAGCGGCCTGCCCGGCTGTGCCCACCTGGCCGTGCTGGCCGACAGGGTGGTCGATCGTGACAGTTGA
- a CDS encoding universal stress protein UspA-like protein (PFAM: Universal stress protein family) produces MYKHILVPTDGSDITAKAVDTAVQMAKLCGAKLSAISVKEPFPYSAISEMQPVPPQEFYDAQERIAAERVKKVSALASAAGMACNAVTVEALHPWEAILDHAKAQGCDLIVMASHGRRGVSALLLGSETSRVLTHSDLPVLVVK; encoded by the coding sequence ATGTACAAGCACATCCTCGTTCCCACCGATGGTTCCGACATCACCGCCAAGGCGGTGGACACCGCCGTGCAAATGGCCAAGCTGTGCGGCGCCAAGCTGTCGGCCATCAGCGTGAAGGAACCCTTCCCCTACAGCGCCATCTCGGAAATGCAGCCGGTGCCGCCGCAGGAGTTCTACGACGCCCAGGAGCGCATTGCCGCCGAGCGCGTGAAGAAGGTCAGCGCACTGGCCAGCGCCGCCGGCATGGCCTGCAACGCCGTCACCGTGGAAGCGCTGCACCCCTGGGAAGCCATCCTGGACCACGCCAAGGCCCAGGGCTGCGACCTGATCGTGATGGCCTCGCACGGCCGCCGCGGCGTCAGCGCCCTGCTGCTGGGCAGCGAAACCAGCCGCGTGCTGACGCACAGCGACCTGCCGGTCCTCGTCGTGAAGTAG
- a CDS encoding 1-deoxy-D-xylulose-5-phosphate synthase (PFAM: Dehydrogenase E1 component; Transketolase, C-terminal domain; Transketolase, pyrimidine binding domain~TIGRFAM: 1-deoxy-D-xylulose-5-phosphate synthase) translates to MPSNLLHRVNSPAEVRALSRSELKTLAQELRAFVLQSVSETGGHLSSNLGTVELTVALHHVFNTPYDRIVWDVGHQTYPHKVLTGRRERMGTLRQLGGISGFPRRDESEYDAFGTAHSSTSISAALGMALAAKIKGEARHAVAVIGDGALTGGMAFEALNNAGVSQADMLVVLNDNEMSISPPVGALNKHLARLLSGRTYSGVREGAKSVLKNTPLYEFAKRFEEHTKGMVVPGTIFEEMGFTYIGPIDGHDLDALVPTLENLRDKRGPHFLHVITKKGYGYKLAEADPINYHGPSKFDPAVGIVKPATPPKTTFTQVFGQWLCDMAAADPRLVGITPAMREGSGMVEFERRFPGRYFDVSIAEQHAVTFAGGLACEGLKPVVAIYSTFLQRGYDQLIHDVALQNLPVVFALDRAGLVGADGATHAGNYDIAFVRCIPNMAMLTPADENECRQALSTAFGHGGPACVRYPRGAGVGTALEPGFATLPWGKGELRREVRGGSASARRIAILAFGTLLYPALAAAEKLDAAVANMRFAKPLDTELVLQLARSHDALVTLEDGCIAGGAGSAVAEALAAAGIQLPLLQLGLPDEFIQHGDPAKLMAMLGLDAAGIEQSITQRFGAPQLSLVPPPVREVAGR, encoded by the coding sequence ATGCCATCCAACCTGCTGCACCGTGTGAACAGCCCGGCCGAGGTGCGCGCGCTGTCGCGCAGCGAACTCAAGACGCTGGCGCAGGAGTTGCGCGCCTTCGTGCTGCAAAGCGTCAGCGAAACCGGCGGCCACCTGTCCAGCAACCTGGGCACGGTGGAACTCACCGTGGCGCTGCACCACGTGTTCAACACGCCCTACGACCGCATCGTCTGGGACGTGGGCCACCAGACCTACCCGCACAAGGTGCTGACCGGACGGCGCGAGCGCATGGGCACCCTGCGCCAGCTGGGCGGCATCAGCGGCTTCCCGCGCCGCGACGAAAGCGAGTACGACGCCTTCGGCACCGCGCACTCGTCCACCAGCATCTCCGCGGCGCTGGGCATGGCGCTGGCGGCCAAGATCAAGGGGGAGGCGCGGCACGCGGTGGCCGTCATCGGTGACGGGGCGCTCACCGGCGGCATGGCCTTCGAAGCGCTGAACAACGCCGGGGTGTCGCAGGCCGACATGCTGGTCGTCCTGAACGACAACGAGATGTCCATCTCGCCGCCGGTGGGGGCGCTGAACAAGCACCTGGCGCGGCTGCTGTCGGGGCGCACCTACAGCGGGGTGCGCGAAGGCGCCAAGAGCGTGCTGAAGAACACACCGCTGTACGAATTTGCCAAACGCTTTGAAGAACACACCAAGGGCATGGTGGTGCCCGGCACCATCTTCGAGGAGATGGGCTTCACCTACATCGGCCCCATCGACGGCCACGACCTGGACGCACTGGTCCCCACGCTGGAAAACCTGCGCGACAAGCGCGGCCCCCACTTCCTGCACGTCATCACCAAGAAGGGCTACGGCTACAAGCTGGCCGAGGCCGACCCCATCAACTACCACGGGCCGTCCAAGTTCGACCCCGCGGTGGGCATCGTCAAGCCGGCCACGCCGCCCAAGACCACCTTCACCCAGGTGTTCGGCCAGTGGCTGTGCGACATGGCCGCGGCCGACCCGAGGCTGGTGGGCATCACCCCCGCCATGCGCGAAGGCTCGGGCATGGTGGAGTTCGAACGCCGCTTTCCCGGGCGCTACTTCGACGTGAGCATTGCCGAGCAGCATGCCGTCACCTTCGCCGGCGGCCTGGCCTGCGAAGGCCTGAAGCCGGTGGTGGCCATCTATTCCACCTTCCTGCAGCGCGGCTATGACCAACTGATCCATGACGTGGCGCTGCAGAACCTGCCGGTGGTGTTCGCGCTGGACCGGGCCGGCCTGGTGGGCGCCGACGGCGCCACCCACGCCGGCAACTACGACATCGCCTTCGTGCGCTGCATCCCGAACATGGCCATGCTGACGCCGGCCGACGAAAACGAATGCCGCCAGGCCTTGTCCACCGCCTTTGGGCACGGCGGCCCGGCCTGCGTGCGCTACCCGCGCGGTGCGGGCGTGGGCACGGCCCTGGAACCCGGCTTCGCCACCCTGCCCTGGGGCAAGGGCGAGCTGCGGCGCGAAGTGCGTGGCGGATCCGCCAGCGCGCGGCGCATCGCCATCCTGGCCTTCGGCACCCTGCTGTACCCGGCGCTGGCCGCGGCCGAGAAGCTGGACGCCGCGGTGGCCAACATGCGCTTTGCCAAGCCCCTGGACACCGAGCTGGTGCTGCAGCTGGCGCGCAGCCACGATGCCCTGGTGACGCTGGAAGACGGCTGCATCGCCGGCGGCGCCGGCAGCGCGGTGGCCGAAGCGCTGGCCGCCGCCGGCATCCAGCTGCCGCTGCTGCAGCTGGGCCTGCCGGATGAATTCATCCAGCACGGCGACCCGGCCAAGCTGATGGCCATGCTGGGCCTGGACGCCGCCGGCATCGAACAGTCCATCACCCAGCGCTTCGGCGCGCCGCAGCTGTCGCTGGTGCCGCCGCCCGTGCGCGAGGTGGCCGGCCGCTGA
- a CDS encoding ring-hydroxylating dioxygenase, large terminal subunit (PFAM: Rieske [2Fe-2S] domain) yields MSDLSISLEALARSRSQLSVSTYFDDELFRREMELIYQHGPRYLGHELSVPNLGDHHALPQEGEGRALVRTKDGVELVSNVCRHRQAVMLRGRGNTKNHIVCPLHRWTYDLHGQLVGAPHFDHDPCLNLKNYKTRTWNGLVFEDNGRDIAADLGALGPRAALDFSGYVFDSVRTHECHYNWKTFIEVYLEDYHVGPFHPGLGRFVTCDDLAWEFGKHYSVQTVGVRDALANPGSGVYQRWHDELMRFREGRPPAHGAIWMTYYPNIMVEWYPHVLVVSTLVPQGPQKTLNVVEFFYPEEIAAFERDFVDAQQAAYMETCIEDDEIAERMDAGRRALMLRGDDEVGPYQSPMEDGMQHFHEWYRTVMGLGRSSW; encoded by the coding sequence ATGTCGGACCTGAGCATCAGTCTCGAAGCTCTTGCGCGCAGCCGCTCGCAACTTTCCGTTTCCACCTATTTCGACGACGAGCTGTTTCGTCGCGAGATGGAGCTCATCTACCAGCACGGGCCCCGCTACCTGGGGCACGAATTGTCGGTACCGAATCTGGGCGATCACCACGCGCTGCCGCAGGAAGGCGAGGGCCGCGCGCTGGTGCGTACCAAGGACGGGGTGGAACTGGTCTCCAACGTCTGCCGCCACCGCCAGGCGGTGATGCTGCGTGGGCGCGGCAACACGAAAAACCACATCGTCTGCCCCCTGCACCGCTGGACCTACGACCTGCATGGGCAATTGGTGGGCGCGCCCCACTTCGACCACGACCCCTGCCTGAACCTGAAGAACTACAAGACACGCACCTGGAACGGCCTGGTGTTCGAGGACAACGGCCGCGACATTGCCGCCGACCTGGGCGCCCTGGGCCCGCGTGCGGCGCTGGACTTTTCCGGTTACGTGTTTGACAGCGTGCGCACGCACGAATGCCACTACAACTGGAAGACCTTCATCGAGGTCTACCTGGAGGACTACCACGTCGGCCCCTTCCACCCAGGGCTGGGCCGCTTCGTCACCTGCGATGACCTGGCCTGGGAGTTCGGCAAGCACTACTCGGTGCAGACCGTGGGTGTGCGCGACGCGCTGGCCAATCCGGGCTCGGGCGTGTACCAGCGTTGGCATGACGAACTGATGCGCTTTCGCGAAGGTCGCCCGCCCGCACACGGCGCCATCTGGATGACCTACTACCCCAACATCATGGTGGAGTGGTACCCGCACGTGCTGGTGGTGTCCACGCTGGTGCCGCAGGGGCCGCAGAAGACGCTGAACGTGGTGGAGTTCTTCTACCCCGAAGAAATTGCCGCCTTTGAACGCGATTTTGTCGATGCCCAGCAGGCCGCCTACATGGAAACCTGCATCGAGGACGACGAGATCGCCGAGCGCATGGACGCCGGCCGGCGCGCGCTGATGCTGCGTGGCGACGACGAGGTGGGGCCCTACCAGAGCCCGATGGAAGACGGCATGCAGCACTTCCACGAGTGGTACCGCACCGTGATGGGCCTGGGCCGCAGCTCATGGTGA
- a CDS encoding putative divalent heavy-metal cations transporter (PFAM: ZIP Zinc transporter) → MTLLYIVVATLAGGLLSVGIAASLTVGVLGRVVKHLVSLSAGVLLGTALLHVLPEAFESKADPHELFLTLLGGILFFFLLEKAELYRHGHHHEGDGHHHHHEFDIEQAGHGGWSVLVGDSIHNFCDGIIIAAAFLADTRLGIVTALAIIAHEIPQEVGDYIVLLNAGFSRGKALLFNALSGLAAVVGGVVGYLVVGPWQALFPYLLVVASSSFVYVAVADLIPQLQRRLPLRETVAQVGWLAVGLGVVWAARALLHGH, encoded by the coding sequence ATGACCCTGCTCTACATCGTTGTCGCCACGCTGGCCGGCGGCCTGCTGTCGGTGGGCATCGCCGCGTCGCTGACCGTGGGCGTGCTGGGCCGCGTGGTCAAGCACCTGGTCAGCCTGTCGGCCGGGGTGCTGCTGGGCACCGCGCTGCTGCACGTGCTGCCCGAGGCCTTCGAGAGCAAGGCCGACCCGCACGAGCTGTTCCTCACGCTGCTGGGCGGCATCCTGTTCTTCTTCCTGCTGGAAAAGGCCGAGCTGTACCGCCACGGCCACCACCACGAAGGTGACGGCCACCACCACCACCACGAGTTCGACATCGAACAGGCCGGCCACGGCGGCTGGAGCGTGCTGGTGGGCGACAGCATCCACAACTTCTGCGACGGCATCATCATCGCCGCCGCCTTCCTGGCCGACACGCGGCTGGGCATCGTCACGGCGCTGGCCATCATCGCGCACGAGATTCCGCAGGAGGTGGGCGACTACATCGTGCTGCTGAACGCGGGCTTTTCGCGCGGCAAGGCGCTGCTGTTCAACGCGCTGTCGGGCCTGGCGGCGGTGGTGGGCGGTGTGGTGGGCTACCTGGTCGTGGGGCCTTGGCAGGCGCTGTTTCCCTACCTGCTGGTGGTGGCGTCCAGCAGCTTCGTCTACGTGGCCGTGGCCGACCTGATCCCGCAGTTGCAGCGCCGCCTGCCGCTGCGCGAGACCGTGGCCCAGGTGGGCTGGCTGGCCGTGGGCCTGGGCGTGGTGTGGGCCGCGCGCGCCCTGCTGCACGGGCATTGA
- a CDS encoding TIGR00294 family protein (PFAM: Uncharacterized ACR, COG1469~TIGRFAM: TIGR00294 family protein), producing MNQLTDALHIPDTQSARDERHVAIQRVGVKDVRYPISLQVAGSVQASAALWDLDVALPAEAKGTHMSRFVAWLDDLALAGTTLTAASLREGLARMLYKLGAGEGRIEARFSFFLRKRAPVSGLASLLDYQGRWVAESRAGHTAVWAEVGVPVKSLCPCSKEISDYGAHNQRSVVTIRVELLQPVEWQELVRFAEDSASSELWPMLKRADEKWVTERAYENPKFVEDLVRDVALRLNADARVGRYVVEVENFESIHNHSAYARIERA from the coding sequence ATGAACCAGCTCACCGACGCCCTGCACATCCCCGACACGCAAAGCGCGCGCGACGAACGCCATGTGGCGATCCAGCGCGTGGGCGTGAAGGACGTGCGCTACCCCATCAGCCTGCAGGTGGCCGGCAGCGTGCAGGCCAGCGCCGCGCTGTGGGACCTGGACGTGGCGCTGCCCGCCGAAGCCAAGGGCACGCACATGTCGCGCTTCGTGGCCTGGCTGGACGACCTGGCGCTGGCCGGCACCACGCTCACCGCCGCCAGCCTGCGCGAGGGCCTGGCCCGCATGCTCTACAAGCTGGGCGCCGGCGAAGGGCGCATCGAAGCCCGCTTCTCGTTCTTCCTGCGCAAGCGCGCCCCGGTGTCCGGCCTGGCCAGCCTGCTGGACTACCAGGGCCGCTGGGTCGCCGAAAGCCGCGCCGGCCACACCGCGGTGTGGGCCGAGGTGGGCGTGCCGGTGAAGAGCCTGTGCCCCTGCAGCAAGGAAATCAGCGACTACGGCGCGCACAACCAGCGCTCGGTGGTCACCATCCGGGTGGAACTGCTGCAGCCGGTCGAGTGGCAGGAACTGGTTCGCTTTGCCGAAGACAGCGCGTCCAGCGAGTTGTGGCCCATGCTCAAGCGCGCCGATGAGAAGTGGGTGACCGAACGCGCCTACGAGAACCCCAAGTTCGTCGAGGACCTGGTGCGCGACGTGGCGCTGCGGCTGAATGCGGACGCGCGCGTCGGCCGCTATGTGGTTGAAGTCGAAAACTTCGAAAGCATCCACAACCACAGCGCCTACGCTCGCATCGAGCGCGCTTGA
- a CDS encoding rhodanese-related sulfurtransferase (PFAM: Rhodanese-like domain), with protein sequence MSHPSLIAATELMALQQSGQPLVLLDCSFDLADPGAGEDGYQHGGHIPGACYAHLDNDLSSAKTGLNGRHPLPSREAFAHTAARWGVQPGVQVVAYDGQGGPYAARAWWMLRWLGHADVAVLDGGSAAWRAAGGAWVRERPVPQAAAAAYGGGPAAMPVTLATDLMARLPDLQAGSGLTLLDARAAERFRGEVEPLDPVAGRIPGARNRFFKDNLGADGRFLPAEQLRAAFLALGADTGTVVHQCGSGVTACHNLLAMEVAGLPGSHLYPGSWSEWCADPTRPVARG encoded by the coding sequence ATGTCCCACCCGTCCTTGATCGCCGCCACCGAATTGATGGCCTTGCAGCAGTCCGGCCAGCCCCTGGTGCTGCTGGACTGCAGCTTTGACCTGGCCGACCCCGGTGCGGGTGAAGATGGCTACCAGCACGGCGGCCACATTCCCGGCGCGTGCTATGCCCACCTGGACAACGACCTGTCCAGCGCCAAGACCGGCCTGAATGGCCGCCACCCCTTGCCCAGCCGGGAAGCGTTCGCTCACACCGCGGCGCGTTGGGGCGTCCAGCCCGGGGTGCAGGTGGTGGCCTACGACGGCCAGGGCGGGCCCTATGCCGCCCGTGCCTGGTGGATGCTGCGCTGGCTGGGCCATGCCGACGTGGCGGTGCTGGACGGCGGCAGCGCCGCCTGGCGCGCGGCCGGCGGCGCCTGGGTGCGCGAGCGGCCGGTGCCCCAGGCCGCCGCTGCGGCGTATGGGGGCGGCCCCGCCGCCATGCCGGTGACCCTGGCCACGGACCTGATGGCCCGCCTGCCCGACCTGCAGGCCGGCAGCGGCCTGACCCTGCTGGACGCCCGCGCGGCCGAGCGCTTCCGCGGCGAGGTGGAGCCGCTGGACCCGGTGGCCGGCCGCATCCCGGGTGCAAGGAACCGCTTCTTCAAGGACAACCTGGGCGCCGACGGCCGCTTCCTGCCGGCCGAACAACTGCGCGCCGCCTTCCTGGCCCTGGGCGCCGACACCGGCACCGTGGTGCACCAGTGCGGCTCGGGCGTCACCGCCTGCCACAACCTGCTGGCGATGGAAGTGGCGGGGCTGCCGGGCTCGCACCTGTACCCGGGTTCCTGGAGCGAATGGTGCGCTGACCCCACCCGGCCCGTGGCGCGGGGTTGA
- a CDS encoding EamA-like transporter family (PFAM: EamA-like transporter family), whose amino-acid sequence MHAALLMIGAAGLFATMGVCVKWASLQYSTGEVVFYRGLVGCLMMAALSRGGGRSLRTALPMAHFWRSVAGVSALTLWFYAITGMPLAAAVTLNYMSSVWMALFMMGGAFWLGTARVDGRLVAAVLLGFTGVAMILRPTIQQDQAWYALAGLASGLLSAMAYLQVTALGRLGEPEYRIVFYFSGGGVLVGAALTSAEGWHGHTARGLALLLATGLLATSAQLMMTRAYAIGRTLANASLQYLGIVFSFLYGVWLFDDPASAMALAGMALVIAAGLGANLLRHHGTPREARDSGLPADN is encoded by the coding sequence ATGCATGCCGCCCTGCTGATGATCGGCGCCGCCGGGCTGTTCGCCACCATGGGCGTGTGCGTGAAGTGGGCGTCGTTGCAGTACAGCACCGGCGAGGTGGTGTTCTACCGCGGCCTGGTGGGCTGCCTGATGATGGCGGCGCTGTCGCGCGGCGGCGGCCGCAGCCTGCGCACCGCCCTGCCGATGGCGCATTTCTGGCGCAGCGTGGCCGGGGTCTCGGCGCTGACGCTGTGGTTCTACGCCATCACCGGCATGCCCCTGGCCGCCGCCGTGACCTTGAACTACATGTCCTCGGTGTGGATGGCGCTGTTCATGATGGGCGGCGCCTTCTGGCTGGGCACGGCGCGGGTGGACGGCCGCCTGGTGGCCGCGGTGCTGCTGGGCTTCACCGGCGTGGCCATGATCCTGCGGCCCACGATCCAGCAGGACCAGGCCTGGTACGCGCTGGCCGGGCTGGCCTCGGGCCTGCTGTCGGCCATGGCCTACCTGCAGGTCACGGCACTCGGCCGACTGGGCGAGCCCGAGTACCGCATCGTCTTCTACTTCTCCGGCGGCGGCGTGCTGGTGGGCGCGGCCCTGACCAGCGCCGAAGGCTGGCACGGACACACCGCGCGTGGCCTGGCGCTGCTGCTGGCCACCGGCCTGCTGGCCACCAGCGCACAGCTGATGATGACCCGCGCCTACGCCATCGGCCGCACCCTGGCCAATGCCAGCCTGCAGTACCTGGGCATCGTGTTTTCGTTTCTGTACGGGGTGTGGCTGTTCGACGACCCGGCCAGCGCCATGGCCCTGGCCGGCATGGCCCTGGTCATCGCCGCCGGGCTGGGCGCGAACCTGCTGCGCCACCATGGCACCCCGCGGGAAGCCCGCGACAGCGGCCTGCCGGCCGACAACTGA
- a CDS encoding exonuclease VII small subunit (PFAM: Exonuclease VII small subunit~TIGRFAM: exodeoxyribonuclease VII, small subunit): MSKTKKDTSAEPASYEQALAELEQLVATMENGELPLDGLLASHQRAAELLAFCRSRLDVVEKQVKVLEDGQLKDWEAP, translated from the coding sequence ATGTCGAAAACCAAAAAAGACACTTCGGCCGAGCCCGCCAGCTACGAACAAGCGCTGGCCGAGCTGGAACAGCTGGTGGCCACGATGGAAAACGGCGAGTTGCCGCTGGACGGCCTGCTGGCCAGCCACCAGCGTGCGGCCGAGTTGCTGGCCTTCTGCCGCAGCCGGCTGGACGTGGTGGAAAAGCAGGTGAAAGTGCTGGAAGACGGCCAATTGAAGGACTGGGAGGCCCCGTGA
- a CDS encoding serine-pyruvate aminotransferase/archaeal aspartate aminotransferase (PFAM: Aminotransferase class-V) — MPGLLPDVDADGLLEFSVVYTDRSLNHMSAKFQGVMRDLSAMLKQVYHAHSAVMVPGSGSYGMEAVARQFATGQKVLVLRNGWFSFRWSQIFEMGRIPSAELVLKARRNAPGATAPFVPAPLDEVLATIRAEKPAVLFCPHVETASGMLLSDEYLRAVGAAMHEVGGLLVLDCIASGALWVDMADCNVDVLVSAPQKGWSSSPCGALVCLSERARQRIDATTSTSFACDLKKWLQIMETYEQGGHAYHTTLPTDALLRLRDTMRETVDSGLETLRAAQWTQGRQIRALLQAKGFASVAAEGWQSPGVVVSYTSNPDIKSGKAFAALGLQTAAGVPLQCDEGADFSTFRLGLFGLEKLRNVQRTVDTVAKALEGLPN, encoded by the coding sequence ATGCCCGGACTGCTGCCCGACGTCGACGCCGACGGCCTGCTTGAATTTTCGGTGGTCTACACCGACCGTTCGCTCAACCACATGAGCGCCAAGTTCCAGGGCGTGATGCGCGACCTGTCGGCCATGTTGAAGCAGGTGTACCACGCCCACTCCGCGGTGATGGTGCCCGGCAGCGGCAGCTACGGCATGGAAGCCGTGGCGCGCCAGTTCGCCACCGGCCAGAAGGTGCTGGTGCTGCGCAACGGCTGGTTCAGCTTCCGCTGGAGCCAGATCTTCGAGATGGGCCGCATCCCCTCGGCCGAACTGGTGCTGAAGGCGCGCCGCAACGCGCCCGGCGCCACCGCGCCTTTCGTGCCCGCGCCGCTGGACGAGGTGCTGGCCACCATCCGCGCCGAAAAGCCCGCGGTGCTGTTCTGCCCGCACGTGGAAACCGCCAGCGGCATGCTGCTGAGTGACGAGTACCTGCGCGCCGTGGGTGCGGCCATGCACGAGGTCGGCGGCCTGCTGGTGCTGGACTGCATTGCGTCCGGCGCGCTTTGGGTGGACATGGCCGACTGCAATGTGGATGTGCTGGTGAGCGCGCCGCAAAAGGGCTGGAGCAGTTCACCCTGCGGCGCCCTGGTGTGCCTGAGCGAACGCGCCCGCCAGCGCATCGATGCCACCACCAGCACCAGCTTCGCCTGCGACCTGAAGAAGTGGCTGCAGATCATGGAAACCTACGAACAGGGTGGCCACGCGTACCACACCACCCTGCCCACCGACGCGCTGCTGCGCCTGCGCGACACCATGCGCGAAACCGTGGATTCGGGCCTGGAAACCCTGCGCGCGGCGCAGTGGACCCAAGGCCGGCAGATCCGCGCGCTGCTGCAGGCCAAGGGCTTCGCCAGCGTGGCGGCCGAGGGTTGGCAGAGCCCCGGCGTGGTGGTCAGCTACACCAGCAACCCGGACATCAAGAGCGGCAAGGCCTTTGCCGCGCTGGGCCTGCAGACCGCGGCCGGCGTGCCGCTGCAATGCGACGAAGGGGCCGACTTCTCCACCTTCCGCCTGGGCCTGTTCGGGCTGGAAAAGCTGCGCAACGTGCAGCGCACGGTGGACACCGTGGCCAAGGCCCTCGAAGGTTTGCCGAACTGA